A section of the Amblyomma americanum isolate KBUSLIRL-KWMA chromosome 2, ASM5285725v1, whole genome shotgun sequence genome encodes:
- the LOC144119041 gene encoding uncharacterized protein LOC144119041 yields MPRSILSNPLVISTLRWDDIDALIMRNVERRLLGSSLISEEIGHGMRQEYFRYRSRHGLFDINKCDPTVFKQMCRFEKSDFGELCNALLVPQTLTTAQGVIVPGQEALCLTLRRLAYPNRWCDLEEIFGRHSSVMSSAANIMLSHILHNFDHLLSDCNNHLWLSPPSLRSFARAVQSKGAPLPNCWAFVDGTARAICRPKRNQKLYFSGHKRMHMVKYQSLMCPNGIVCQLDGHYPGSYHDARIFRESGLYSKLKRIVANERLVIYGDPAYPLRPLLMKPYGGCRRTPTQDAFNGGMSKVRQAVEWGFGKVVAEFAFLDFKKNQKLLWQQIEKMYKVATIFANCHTAMYGSQVSDYFHLAPPSLREYLKPQQV; encoded by the exons ATGCCGAGAAGCATTCTTTCGAATCCTTTGGTGATTTCTACGCTGCGGTGGGATGACATTGACGCCTTAATAATGCGCAATGTGGAGCGACGGCTCTTAGGGAGCAGTTTAATATCAGAAGAGATAGGCCATGGAATGCGTCAAGAATATTTTAGGTACCGTTCGCGGCACGGGCTGTTTGACATAAACAAGTGTGACCCAACGGTATTCAAGCAGATGTGCCGATTTGAGAAGAGCGACTTCGGTGAACTCTGCAACGCCCTGCTGGTGCCGCAAACGCTCACTACTGCCCAAGGGGTAATTGTACCAGGGCAAGAAGCATTGTGCCTGACGTTGCGCAGGTTGGCATACCCCAACAGGTGGTGCGATCTTGAAGAGATTTTTGGCCGGCACTCGTCGGTTATGTCAAGTGCGGCAAACATAATGCTCAGTCACATTTTGCACAACTTCGACCACCTTCTGAGTGATTGCAATAATCACTTGTGGCTTTCGCCTCCTTCGCTGCGGAGCTTTGCAAGG GCTGTTCAGAGCAAAGGTGCTCCGCTGCCAAACTGCTGGGCTTTTGTCGATGGGACAGCTCGTGCAATATGCCGGCCTAAAAGAAATCAAAAGCTGTATTTTTCAGGCCATAAAAGGATGCATATGGTCAAATATCAATCCCTGATGTGCCCAAACGGCATTGTTTGCCAACTTGACGGGCACTACCCTGGAAGTTACCATGACGCAA GAATATTCCGAGAGAGCGGCTTGTACTCAAAACTGAAGAGAATCGTTGCAAATGAACGCCTGGTGATTTACGGTGACCCAGCCTACCCGCTCCGGCCTCTGCTAATGAAGCCTTATGGTGGCTGTCGTCGGACCCCAACCCAAGATGCTTTCAACGGCGGGATGAGCAAAGTCCGCCAGGCAGTTGAGTGGGGTTTTGGAAAAGTTGTGGCAGAATTCGCCTTTCTTGACTTCAAAAAAAATCAGAAACTTTTGTGGCAGCAAATAGAAAAGATGTACAAAGTAGCAACAATTTTTGCCAACTGCCACACTGCTATGTACGGCAGTCAGGTGTCGGACTACTTTCACCTGGCACCACCCAGCCTACGGGAATACCTAAAGCCGCAGCAAGTGTAA